A section of the Rummeliibacillus pycnus genome encodes:
- a CDS encoding HD domain-containing protein, which produces MDSKIYKRLLELSENDPEIRSLLTIVESGVSYAETRAKTIVRYMDEYTLHDETHLYRVLSLMEKIIPDTTLNNLQALELSLLILSAFFHDLGMSPKEREIKIYKGLIDNDQELSTEEKLLLEDFNIYCETKIDLKQRIDIAYSKGNSGLAKMLENYRLTEYIRINHATKVKEIIQEIENNEVWSKGLKYNNFKFGRYLAKICESHNENILEINNSLIKTSIPVTPNEYLNSVFISIVLRLADILDFDAERTPDVLYNHLDIQNPISIQEWSKHRSIHSWSISEEQIMFAAECEHPVIEKTIKEFCKYIEEELYKCKIVLNGMQDRIRDNLKIIYNLPLPYKVDTTEVSAKVDYDGNPIYMYKDLNFNLDQEEIIKLLMGTSLYGNNSVVIRELIQNAIDACKVRSICSEGWGEQGYKPIIKINLYEEDTENYLEIIDNGIGMDENIILNYFSNLGKSYYKSEEFLKLKIRLNSNYRPISNFGIGFLSTFMVSNQVKVQTTKIFDKYTTSEPIELTIDSLSGLFYFNKSNIKDVGTKILLKLKKGHKFPLEKDKLKRFIENQINFLSDIEIYVNNELINVKKPELLNKDKENKSKYIKHYNLDINEKGILGTFRISLLEKDELFYSKIIVNNNYVNDNELFEYLRISNNSIEQESESLDIDGSINSGWSKFIATKGSFYLKSILVDDIIFRGSNFWRNDIDSKDKIVLPFPVTFIMNLDNESEMQLNLNAARDKIILDEKWNEFKYVFIKVLLENLLRQFNSIDKINSFVEVYGGARNDSELTNIIDELAKKRISELNLFAQQL; this is translated from the coding sequence GTGGATTCTAAAATTTATAAAAGGTTACTGGAATTATCTGAAAATGACCCGGAAATCAGGTCTTTACTAACAATAGTTGAGAGCGGTGTGAGTTATGCAGAAACAAGAGCTAAAACTATAGTCCGTTATATGGATGAATATACATTACATGATGAAACGCATTTATATAGGGTATTAAGTTTAATGGAAAAAATTATTCCCGACACTACGCTAAATAATTTACAAGCTTTAGAGTTGAGTTTATTAATATTAAGTGCATTTTTTCATGATTTAGGAATGTCTCCAAAAGAAAGAGAAATAAAAATTTATAAGGGATTAATAGATAATGATCAAGAGTTAAGTACAGAAGAAAAATTACTATTAGAGGATTTTAATATTTATTGTGAAACTAAAATAGATTTAAAACAACGAATTGATATTGCTTATAGTAAAGGCAATTCTGGATTGGCTAAAATGCTTGAAAATTATAGATTGACAGAGTATATCCGAATTAATCATGCTACTAAAGTAAAAGAAATTATACAAGAAATTGAAAATAATGAGGTGTGGTCGAAAGGACTAAAATATAATAATTTTAAGTTTGGAAGATACTTAGCCAAAATATGTGAAAGCCATAATGAAAACATATTGGAGATTAATAACTCATTGATTAAAACTTCAATTCCAGTTACACCCAATGAATATTTGAACTCAGTTTTCATATCAATAGTACTACGATTAGCTGATATTTTAGATTTTGATGCTGAAAGAACACCAGATGTACTATATAACCATCTGGATATTCAAAACCCTATAAGTATTCAAGAATGGTCTAAACATCGTTCTATTCATTCATGGAGCATTAGTGAAGAACAAATAATGTTTGCAGCTGAATGTGAGCATCCTGTTATAGAAAAAACTATTAAAGAGTTTTGCAAGTACATAGAAGAAGAACTGTATAAATGTAAAATAGTATTAAATGGGATGCAAGATAGAATTAGAGACAATTTAAAAATAATATATAATTTACCTTTACCCTATAAAGTAGATACGACAGAAGTGAGTGCCAAAGTTGATTATGATGGCAATCCAATATATATGTACAAAGATTTGAATTTTAATTTAGATCAAGAAGAAATTATCAAATTATTAATGGGTACTAGTTTATATGGAAATAACTCTGTAGTAATAAGAGAACTTATACAAAATGCAATAGATGCATGCAAAGTTAGAAGTATTTGTTCTGAAGGTTGGGGAGAACAAGGGTATAAACCTATTATTAAGATTAATTTATATGAAGAGGATACTGAAAATTATTTGGAAATTATAGATAATGGGATAGGGATGGATGAAAATATAATTTTAAATTATTTCTCTAATCTAGGTAAGTCTTATTATAAATCTGAGGAATTTTTGAAGTTAAAAATTAGATTAAACAGTAATTATAGACCTATTTCAAACTTTGGTATTGGTTTTTTATCGACATTTATGGTTTCTAATCAAGTTAAAGTACAGACGACCAAAATATTTGATAAATATACGACTTCTGAACCGATAGAATTAACTATTGATAGTTTATCTGGATTATTTTATTTTAATAAGTCAAATATAAAAGATGTTGGAACTAAAATACTGTTAAAATTAAAAAAAGGACATAAATTTCCGTTAGAGAAGGATAAATTGAAAAGATTCATAGAAAATCAAATAAACTTTTTAAGTGACATAGAAATTTATGTGAATAATGAATTAATTAATGTGAAAAAACCAGAATTATTAAATAAAGATAAAGAAAATAAGTCAAAGTATATAAAGCACTATAATTTAGATATAAATGAAAAAGGTATCTTAGGTACTTTTAGGATATCTTTATTGGAAAAGGATGAATTATTTTATTCCAAGATAATTGTGAATAATAATTATGTTAATGACAATGAATTATTTGAATACTTAAGGATTAGTAATAATTCAATTGAACAAGAGTCTGAATCTTTAGATATAGATGGTTCTATAAATTCAGGATGGTCTAAATTTATTGCAACGAAAGGGAGTTTTTATTTAAAATCTATTTTAGTAGATGATATTATATTTAGAGGGTCTAATTTCTGGAGAAATGATATAGATAGTAAGGATAAAATAGTGTTACCTTTTCCTGTAACATTTATTATGAATTTAGACAATGAAAGTGAAATGCAATTAAATCTAAACGCTGCTAGAGACAAAATAATATTAGATGAAAAATGGAATGAATTTAAGTATGTTTTTATTAAAGTATTATTAGAAAATTTGTTGAGACAATTTAACAGTATTGATAAAATTAATTCTTTTGTTGAAGTCTACGGAGGAGCGCGTAATGACTCGGAACTCACAAATATTATTGATGAACTGGCAAAAAAACGAATAAGTGAATTAAATCTATTTGCACAGCAATTATAA
- a CDS encoding AAA family ATPase, whose translation MELIYTWIEKFRNYNEAELNFSEKFIIKYDRYNENIKITPNKSYSTIYPEYITNINAIVGKNSVGKTNLLDVIGLRADDRNKHSAEFEVIYNKEKGPYRIPHDVKAEIKHSKYFFIYYMGKDNNDQDLFCFEGNDIESFQSILKYKSGLSLGYWKSKYWFGFICNYSEGKLIHKYDLNTHLGEFKREIHEDGIRYYGDYKTEKEKLVIVSLRENLSNKYYNYNSTKPEDDYKISVPRRNANFQSKFLEMKVKMLYKQLQIPKRLMFQDSKYTLKFEYNSFFLENSFDDENKLLMSSSYSELDGREKKVCRVLESFVHFYFNQINDKLSNVIREKIKGKILNINVKRKSLKGYVNYYFDIIKVISDYFFNDNDGTNHVLKCYSELAEELSKNKSINFHEKYISMDITKKARINEIIKITEVTVDEKINSNLIEMFTVFGDFFDYSIDNLSDGESAYLGFFASLYEQVSMLTPSKEKYILLLDEPEERMHPELARNFVNELIRFLGDLSEGGKMFQIIISTHSPFILSDIHSSNIIYLEKDNTGYSKAILRKVNTFGANIHTLLKDGFFMSSTMGEFASKKIKEVISFITESNIYDVTEEQKKECLNIINSIGEPLIQNRIMKMFNDKFLLNYTDLYYENLKLKGKIKTYEESRNISQTIEVLKKQIENLQIHVVELEAKHNDKN comes from the coding sequence ATGGAGTTGATTTATACATGGATAGAAAAATTCAGAAATTATAATGAGGCTGAATTAAATTTTAGTGAAAAATTCATAATCAAATATGATAGGTACAATGAAAACATTAAAATAACACCCAACAAATCTTATAGCACGATTTATCCTGAGTATATAACAAATATAAATGCTATAGTTGGGAAAAATAGTGTAGGTAAGACAAATTTATTAGATGTAATAGGACTAAGAGCAGATGATAGAAATAAGCATTCCGCTGAGTTTGAAGTAATTTACAATAAAGAGAAAGGACCTTATCGAATACCACATGATGTGAAAGCTGAAATTAAGCATTCGAAATATTTTTTTATCTATTATATGGGGAAAGATAATAATGACCAAGACTTGTTTTGCTTTGAGGGAAATGATATTGAGAGTTTTCAAAGTATATTAAAATACAAATCAGGTTTAAGTCTTGGTTATTGGAAGAGTAAATATTGGTTTGGATTTATATGTAATTATTCAGAAGGAAAATTAATACATAAGTATGATTTAAATACACATTTAGGAGAATTCAAAAGAGAAATCCATGAAGATGGTATAAGATACTATGGCGATTACAAAACCGAAAAGGAAAAACTTGTAATAGTGTCACTTCGTGAAAATCTCAGCAATAAATATTATAACTATAATTCTACTAAGCCAGAAGATGATTACAAAATTTCAGTCCCTCGAAGAAATGCAAATTTTCAATCGAAATTTTTAGAAATGAAAGTAAAAATGCTATATAAACAATTACAAATACCTAAAAGGCTTATGTTTCAAGATAGTAAATATACGTTGAAATTTGAATATAATAGTTTCTTTTTAGAGAACAGTTTTGATGATGAAAACAAATTACTAATGAGTTCTTCATATAGTGAACTTGATGGAAGAGAAAAAAAGGTATGTAGAGTACTTGAATCCTTTGTACATTTCTATTTTAATCAAATAAACGATAAATTAAGTAATGTGATAAGAGAAAAAATAAAAGGAAAGATATTGAACATTAATGTTAAAAGAAAATCTCTAAAAGGATATGTGAATTATTATTTCGATATCATAAAAGTAATTTCAGATTATTTCTTTAATGATAATGATGGAACAAATCACGTATTAAAATGCTATTCTGAATTAGCTGAAGAATTATCTAAGAATAAAAGTATTAATTTTCACGAGAAATATATAAGTATGGATATTACAAAAAAAGCTCGTATTAATGAAATTATAAAAATAACTGAAGTAACAGTTGATGAGAAAATAAATAGTAACTTGATCGAGATGTTTACTGTTTTTGGTGATTTCTTTGATTATTCAATTGATAATCTTAGTGATGGTGAAAGTGCATATTTAGGTTTTTTTGCTTCATTATATGAACAAGTCTCCATGCTTACCCCTTCAAAAGAAAAGTATATTTTATTACTGGATGAGCCAGAGGAAAGGATGCATCCGGAACTAGCAAGAAATTTTGTTAATGAATTAATACGCTTCTTAGGAGACTTAAGTGAGGGGGGAAAGATGTTTCAAATTATCATTTCAACACATTCCCCATTTATTTTATCTGACATTCATTCAAGTAATATCATTTATTTAGAAAAAGATAATACCGGTTATAGTAAAGCTATACTCAGAAAAGTTAACACTTTTGGGGCCAATATCCACACTCTATTAAAAGATGGATTTTTTATGTCATCAACGATGGGTGAGTTTGCATCTAAAAAAATAAAAGAAGTTATTTCATTTATTACTGAAAGCAATATATATGATGTAACTGAAGAACAAAAAAAAGAGTGTTTAAATATAATCAATTCTATAGGTGAACCATTAATACAAAACAGAATTATGAAAATGTTTAATGATAAATTCCTATTAAACTATACTGATTTGTATTACGAAAATTTAAAACTAAAAGGGAAGATAAAAACATATGAAGAATCTAGAAATATTTCACAAACAATTGAAGTTTTAAAGAAACAAATAGAAAATCTCCAAATACATGTTGTTGAATTAGAGGCTAAGCATAATGATAAGAATTAA
- a CDS encoding HNH endonuclease, with product MIRIKIDDNLKEDIKKGHYEDNSVKFENIFEKLKGTQKYQKLVSYFYDTSGKIDKKKLEMLIIGNKSDLIEIINNIGKIPMSKKDPFEKLYTNFTKRLWSKILLEKLNVRVCPYCNRQYTFTLGNEGIRPQFDHFFPKSLYSYLSISLFNLIPSCSICNSKKQALDTYKKDFYYPYEDEFGNEVVFQTSLIKNDFLYWTGVSNNFDIKLVYQEENCKVENLNKYLKIELLYKEHKDYVRDIIRNAVIYNDSRIEELLEQFPDLFESKNEVINSIFMGYVDKESWGKRPLAKLTHDIFEEFKIFPNE from the coding sequence ATGATAAGAATTAAAATCGATGATAATCTAAAGGAAGATATAAAGAAGGGACATTATGAAGATAATAGTGTAAAATTCGAAAACATATTTGAAAAACTAAAAGGAACCCAAAAATATCAAAAATTGGTTTCCTACTTTTATGATACGTCTGGAAAAATCGATAAAAAGAAACTTGAAATGTTGATTATTGGAAATAAGAGTGATTTAATTGAAATTATTAATAATATAGGTAAGATTCCAATGAGCAAAAAAGATCCATTTGAAAAGTTATATACAAATTTCACTAAGCGACTCTGGTCAAAGATTCTTTTGGAAAAATTAAATGTTAGGGTTTGTCCATACTGCAATAGGCAGTATACATTTACTTTAGGAAATGAAGGAATTCGGCCACAATTTGATCATTTTTTTCCAAAAAGTTTATATTCTTATCTATCGATTTCTTTATTTAATTTAATTCCTAGTTGCAGTATATGTAACTCAAAAAAGCAAGCTTTAGACACGTATAAAAAAGATTTTTATTATCCATATGAAGATGAATTCGGAAATGAAGTAGTATTTCAAACATCCCTTATTAAAAACGATTTTTTATATTGGACAGGGGTAAGTAATAATTTTGATATAAAGTTGGTTTATCAAGAAGAAAATTGTAAGGTAGAAAATCTTAATAAGTATTTAAAAATTGAATTATTATATAAAGAGCATAAAGATTACGTTAGGGATATTATTCGAAATGCGGTAATTTATAATGATAGTAGAATTGAGGAATTATTAGAGCAATTCCCTGATTTATTTGAGTCAAAAAATGAAGTTATTAATTCAATTTTTATGGGTTATGTTGATAAAGAAAGTTGGGGGAAGCGACCTTTAGCTAAATTAACTCATGACATATTTGAGGAATTTAAAATATTTCCAAATGAATAG
- a CDS encoding tyrosine-type recombinase/integrase → MRCKSNKKKRNYLYYHYTLVDNKDNFSSFQISSYGFQKKYQFQKKYNLKPITTHGLRHTHYSLLFEAGVSIKEVQDRLGHIATYKLL, encoded by the coding sequence TTGCGTTGTAAGAGCAATAAAAAGAAGAGGAATTACCTCTACTATCATTATACGCTCGTTGATAATAAAGACAATTTCTCTTCTTTTCAAATTAGTAGCTATGGTTTTCAAAAAAAGTATCAATTTCAAAAGAAATATAATCTTAAACCTATTACAACACACGGGTTACGACACACACATTATTCGCTTTTATTTGAAGCAGGAGTAAGTATCAAGGAAGTTCAAGACCGTTTGGGACATATAGCGACGTACAAACTACTTTAA
- a CDS encoding XRE family transcriptional regulator — MNKIFNGSRLKEARLYNKLSITELAEKLNVTKQMISKYENGKSEPTFEKSLQLFKILDFPREFFYSEDISKVENKGTFFRSRLTATQKSKQPASILLKYTVIVRDFLEGYLEFPELLHVDLDNDEQLDFETLATLLRKKLGIGDQPIEDIVEIAESMGFTVINTDYQEDKVDAFGSLNKINDNEYYVIATGHSSSFYRQQFSLAHEIGHWILHQDLNPQELDKDEYKTMEEEANRFASAFLLPKDTFTMDLTKKIIDDIDSYYSLKKIWKVSMAAMIKRARDLDIISSEQEIKLYKQMHYRKWKNPEPFDNTTPVPEPVVFKQAFELLIDNNILKGHEIPLKIAEEYNLFITNKMLAAISGVNEAIFTNNSESKVVIKLKDFSNKGADII, encoded by the coding sequence ATGAATAAGATATTTAATGGATCACGGTTAAAAGAAGCTAGATTATATAACAAATTATCAATTACTGAACTAGCAGAGAAGTTAAATGTCACAAAACAAATGATTTCTAAATACGAAAATGGAAAAAGTGAACCTACTTTTGAAAAGTCATTACAGTTGTTTAAAATTCTGGATTTTCCTAGAGAATTTTTTTATTCAGAAGATATTTCTAAAGTGGAAAACAAAGGTACATTTTTCCGATCTAGATTAACTGCAACACAAAAGTCTAAGCAGCCTGCATCAATTCTATTAAAATACACAGTCATTGTAAGAGATTTTTTAGAAGGTTATTTAGAATTCCCTGAACTTTTGCATGTAGACTTAGATAACGATGAACAACTAGATTTTGAAACTTTAGCAACTCTACTAAGAAAAAAACTTGGAATTGGTGATCAGCCTATCGAAGATATAGTAGAAATTGCGGAATCAATGGGCTTCACCGTAATCAACACCGATTATCAAGAAGATAAAGTAGATGCATTTGGTAGTTTAAATAAGATAAATGATAATGAATATTATGTTATTGCAACTGGTCATTCAAGCTCATTTTATCGCCAACAATTCAGCCTAGCTCATGAAATTGGTCACTGGATTTTACACCAAGATTTAAACCCTCAAGAACTTGATAAAGATGAATATAAAACAATGGAAGAAGAAGCTAATAGATTTGCTTCTGCTTTCTTATTACCAAAAGATACTTTTACAATGGACTTAACAAAAAAAATCATTGATGATATTGATTCATATTATAGTCTTAAAAAGATATGGAAAGTCTCAATGGCTGCTATGATTAAAAGAGCGAGAGATTTAGACATTATTTCCTCTGAACAAGAGATTAAACTTTATAAGCAAATGCATTATCGAAAATGGAAAAATCCAGAACCATTTGATAATACAACACCTGTACCAGAACCCGTTGTATTCAAACAAGCATTTGAATTACTTATTGATAATAACATTTTAAAAGGGCATGAAATTCCTCTAAAAATAGCAGAAGAATATAATTTATTTATTACAAATAAAATGTTAGCTGCTATTAGTGGTGTAAATGAAGCTATTTTCACGAATAATAGTGAGTCTAAAGTGGTTATAAAATTAAAAGATTTTTCAAATAAAGGAGCGGATATCATATAA
- a CDS encoding DUF5986 family protein: MELSIKSEVLSVLLNRVIYKDPERKELYLQAINNEHGKGTSNSKHTFEWDQRYNNIYEVAHKLDLLPLKVSRSHLWEVMFVINVKTKEIYAFMKAKTLKNVLKSDGQHYTKLLNQFNASYDHLPPISQQTTLFGVEENKDELLNLAKEMINSSAIIPEKFFIFAFEDNSLHTTIKALAFNTSNELIFTKNLSHLLTTDYSSILESDNITPKKFASSSQVKLPQEGTSKNGKKKSLLKLKTK, translated from the coding sequence TTGGAATTATCTATTAAGTCTGAAGTTTTATCTGTACTTTTAAATAGAGTAATTTATAAAGATCCTGAACGAAAAGAGCTCTACTTACAGGCAATTAATAATGAGCATGGGAAAGGTACTTCAAATAGTAAACATACATTTGAATGGGATCAAAGATATAATAATATTTACGAAGTAGCACATAAATTAGATTTATTACCTCTTAAAGTTAGTAGATCACATCTTTGGGAAGTTATGTTTGTGATTAATGTCAAAACTAAAGAAATATATGCCTTTATGAAGGCAAAAACTTTAAAGAATGTATTAAAAAGTGATGGTCAGCACTATACTAAATTGTTAAACCAATTCAATGCTTCTTATGACCATCTTCCACCTATTAGTCAACAAACTACTTTGTTTGGAGTAGAAGAGAATAAAGATGAACTACTCAATTTAGCAAAAGAAATGATTAATTCTTCTGCCATCATTCCCGAAAAATTCTTTATTTTTGCATTTGAGGATAATTCTCTTCATACAACGATTAAGGCATTGGCATTTAATACAAGTAATGAGCTAATATTTACGAAAAATTTATCGCACCTACTTACAACTGATTACAGTTCTATTTTGGAATCTGACAATATTACACCTAAGAAATTTGCTTCTAGCAGTCAAGTAAAATTACCTCAAGAAGGAACTTCTAAAAATGGGAAGAAGAAAAGTTTATTAAAATTAAAAACTAAATAA
- a CDS encoding site-specific integrase codes for MRKGEAFALTWNDISFTDNKIHINKAISRGKNNQLYLKSTRTGIARTIAMDSRTIAILKEWQKKQKKTILN; via the coding sequence ATGCGTAAAGGTGAAGCATTTGCACTTACATGGAACGATATTAGCTTTACAGACAATAAAATTCACATTAATAAAGCAATTTCACGCGGTAAAAATAATCAATTATATTTAAAATCAACGAGAACAGGTATTGCACGTACTATCGCAATGGATTCTCGTACAATAGCTATTTTAAAAGAATGGCAAAAGAAACAAAAAAAGACTATTTTAAATTAG
- a CDS encoding helix-turn-helix domain-containing protein, whose protein sequence is MEIGQVIKKIRTNKNITQQSLANAIGMTRPYIARIESGKNSISSDKLTEILDYCNVSYNEFFYMKNDYKKESKMNDYNKVIKLYYEKNMEGISKIKDEAKRKYEENNDIFLRHLYILCHCMENDLDVNKIDKEYTQEITDYLLSIDDWCYYELVVLNNFLFLFSPAPALLMSKNLLKYAEKYKELNSDTKVLSYLLFNLLELSIKNNDFESAKTLLNATKTYTKKNTEFFELTLSLFYEGMLNIVDDFIMEGIEKCNKSLDIFRTLSNEYFYTKLKEDLDQLLKKKLSAKK, encoded by the coding sequence ATGGAAATTGGCCAAGTAATTAAAAAAATACGTACAAATAAAAACATTACACAACAATCACTAGCCAATGCGATCGGTATGACTCGTCCCTATATTGCTCGGATTGAATCAGGAAAAAATAGTATTTCGTCAGACAAGCTTACTGAAATATTGGATTATTGTAATGTATCTTACAATGAGTTTTTCTATATGAAAAATGATTATAAAAAAGAGTCAAAAATGAATGACTATAATAAAGTAATAAAATTATACTACGAAAAAAATATGGAGGGAATTTCAAAAATAAAAGATGAAGCGAAAAGAAAATATGAAGAAAATAATGATATTTTTTTAAGGCATTTATATATTTTGTGCCATTGTATGGAAAACGACTTGGATGTTAATAAAATAGATAAAGAATATACTCAGGAAATAACGGATTATTTATTGAGCATTGATGATTGGTGCTATTATGAGTTGGTTGTTTTAAATAATTTTTTATTTTTATTTTCTCCTGCTCCTGCTCTTTTAATGTCAAAAAATTTACTGAAATATGCAGAAAAATATAAGGAATTGAATTCAGATACAAAAGTATTAAGTTATTTATTATTTAATCTTCTAGAATTAAGTATAAAAAATAATGACTTTGAGTCTGCTAAAACGTTATTGAATGCTACGAAAACATATACCAAAAAGAATACAGAGTTTTTTGAACTAACATTATCACTGTTTTATGAAGGAATGTTAAATATAGTAGATGATTTCATCATGGAGGGAATTGAAAAGTGCAATAAATCTTTGGATATATTCAGAACTTTAAGTAATGAGTATTTTTATACAAAATTAAAAGAAGACTTAGATCAGCTATTGAAGAAGAAACTGTCTGCAAAAAAATAA
- a CDS encoding putative bifunctional diguanylate cyclase/phosphodiesterase: MGKKYSGFYSFKDHLICVSFNLILIILYGITLFTVKLTAVYIVIFSIVLIVQLWLATYFKFLHQDIVKKLVNIEKNMVSEIEMKKKTYFDQITNLPNERYLLDKIKENLQGNSCHKAVLVFEIDRLASIKSSLGSLYSDRLLSKVAQRLQNQLSSQLIIGKLRDDQFVILIEHDQSHEDILKFCKQLQKMMEAPFEIQYSSLNNSLNIGISFYPKDAESELDLIKFAQIAACEARNTQDHISFYEASMSDVRTAKVTLENDLFNALKNKELFLEYQPQVDTITGEIISMEALVRWQHPKRGLISPGEFIPVAEESGLINPIGKWVLETACYQTKKLQVHLGRPIQIAVNLSLYQLYQGDFVQTVQQILEKTALPPQSLQLELTESMTMNTDHLTPILHDLKSLGMTLAVDDFGTGYSSLSYLRDLPIDCLKIDCSFVKNIQQDTSSEPIVDMIISMAKHLKLKVVAEGVEEVTQLHYLMKSECDFVQGYLISKPIPFEHIFNNLCNIQHKVKEIINSTQSNITR; this comes from the coding sequence ATGGGGAAAAAGTATAGTGGTTTTTATTCTTTTAAAGATCATTTAATATGTGTAAGTTTTAATCTTATTTTAATCATTTTATATGGAATTACTCTTTTTACTGTCAAATTAACAGCTGTCTATATTGTTATTTTTTCCATTGTGCTGATCGTGCAACTATGGTTAGCTACTTATTTTAAATTTCTTCATCAAGATATTGTGAAGAAACTTGTGAATATAGAAAAAAATATGGTTTCTGAAATAGAAATGAAGAAAAAAACCTATTTTGATCAAATTACGAATTTGCCAAACGAGCGATATTTATTGGATAAAATAAAAGAAAATTTGCAGGGGAATTCATGTCATAAAGCGGTATTAGTCTTTGAAATTGATCGGTTAGCTTCTATTAAGTCTTCTCTCGGCTCTCTTTATTCGGATCGTCTTTTAAGTAAGGTGGCACAAAGGTTACAAAATCAATTATCCAGTCAATTAATCATTGGTAAGTTAAGAGATGATCAGTTTGTCATTTTAATTGAACATGATCAAAGTCACGAGGATATTTTGAAGTTTTGTAAGCAACTTCAGAAAATGATGGAAGCACCTTTTGAAATTCAGTATTCTTCATTGAATAATAGTTTAAATATTGGCATTTCTTTTTATCCGAAAGATGCAGAGTCGGAGTTGGATTTAATAAAATTTGCTCAAATTGCAGCATGCGAAGCAAGAAATACACAAGATCATATTTCGTTTTATGAAGCATCCATGTCTGATGTGCGAACTGCAAAAGTAACATTAGAGAATGATTTGTTTAACGCGCTAAAAAACAAGGAGTTATTTTTAGAATATCAACCTCAAGTAGATACGATAACAGGTGAAATCATTTCAATGGAAGCGTTAGTTAGATGGCAACATCCTAAAAGAGGACTGATCTCTCCAGGTGAATTTATACCTGTTGCGGAAGAGTCAGGGTTGATTAATCCAATTGGTAAATGGGTTCTTGAAACAGCATGTTATCAAACAAAAAAACTACAAGTTCACTTAGGTAGACCCATTCAAATTGCAGTTAACTTATCGTTATACCAGCTCTATCAAGGGGATTTTGTTCAAACTGTGCAACAAATACTAGAAAAGACGGCATTACCACCACAATCATTACAATTGGAATTAACAGAAAGTATGACGATGAATACGGATCATCTTACACCAATTCTTCATGATTTAAAATCACTTGGTATGACATTAGCGGTTGATGATTTTGGGACCGGCTATTCGTCCTTATCTTATTTGAGGGATTTGCCGATCGATTGTTTGAAAATCGATTGCTCATTTGTCAAAAATATTCAACAAGATACAAGTAGTGAACCAATTGTGGATATGATTATTTCTATGGCAAAACATTTAAAATTAAAGGTGGTTGCAGAAGGGGTAGAAGAAGTAACGCAATTACATTACCTTATGAAAAGTGAATGCGATTTTGTCCAAGGGTATTTAATTAGTAAACCAATACCTTTTGAACATATATTCAATAACCTTTGTAATATACAACATAAAGTAAAAGAAATCATTAATAGCACTCAATCGAATATTACAAGATGA
- a CDS encoding zinc ribbon domain-containing protein YjdM gives MEQIPNCPQCQSTYTYEDGALFVCPECAHEWTAHEQKEAEEASIIRDSVGNPLSEGDTVIVVKDLNVKGAASNIKVGSKVKNIRFVDVDGHDLEGKADGFGALYIRSKYVKKL, from the coding sequence ATGGAACAAATTCCAAATTGCCCACAATGTCAATCGACATATACCTATGAAGATGGGGCATTATTTGTTTGCCCAGAATGCGCACACGAATGGACAGCACATGAGCAAAAAGAAGCCGAAGAGGCGAGCATAATTCGCGATAGCGTAGGCAATCCTTTGTCAGAAGGGGACACTGTAATCGTTGTAAAAGATTTAAACGTCAAAGGGGCAGCATCGAATATAAAAGTAGGCTCAAAAGTAAAAAATATTCGTTTTGTTGATGTTGACGGACACGATTTAGAAGGGAAAGCTGATGGCTTTGGCGCCCTTTATATTCGTTCAAAATATGTAAAAAAACTGTAA